The Urbifossiella limnaea genome has a window encoding:
- a CDS encoding DUF1592 domain-containing protein: MGRLLPLAAVVVALVLAVGSTPSAQPQPPAADFDAVRPLLKTYCLNCHSADKKKGSLDLERFATPADIRKEVKVWEQVAEQVEAGEMPPTGRPQPTADERKRLVAWVRGFLDAEARARAGDPGFVPLRRLSNAEFDYTIRDLTGVDLRPAREFPADGAAGEGFTNAAEALSDISPALFAKYLNAAKMMADHAVLLPDGFRFSPATTRRDWTDEATAALRRFYAGVAPPGGKLNPTPYLAASVKHRDKLLAGTTTVEAVAAAEKLNPKYLAALVRALSDRTPSQPLDAVRASWRAATEKDVPALAAEVAGWQATLWTTTRVGSYMRPVGAGFALNESRQLAVDPPAVESVPLRVKVAPAPGQSEVQITLAARSLAGAGGVMEWHRPRFEAPGKAPLLLRDYADFGPAFEADLRTAFADAAKYLAAVADPAAAAKGLDPTYLRSWTEVVAVPRPGKVGDAFPLPAAPLELLSEKAPPPAGHPTVSGWRKAGTDLPAVVANSGDKDALIPGRIASHGVGVHPLPQEFVAVAWTSPLAGAVKVEGTVAHAHPACGNGVAWRLEHRRGGRMAVLGAGPIDLGKSARLPAASPTVEKGDQLVLVVDARDGDHVCDMTGVSLTLAAGGRVWDLGRDVSANITAGNPHAGTWSFARGASGKGGPAPTVPVDSLLGRWRLAAADPARAAEATELAGKVQALLSGPRPADAKSPDRVLYDKLVVPEGPLFVGVDLARITAPRPAAPPFGLSRAAFKGDVLLSFGTTIRLPAALLAGREFVVDAKANGPLGDRVIQVQAGTAPPTSWTGPVLASPTGAGYAKLKAGNDAFRAVFPLYVAFPNVVPTDEVVSLRMFHREDEPLRRLFLSDEQAKQLDHLWTEHRFVSRQAVAENNYLPQFIGFVTQDQPKAMETFFVGLKPAFQAKNDAFLADEAAAAPKQLDALLAFAGRAYRRPLAENEKAGLLTLYRTVREKGAGHDEAFRGVLARVLVSPAFLFRVEAAPPGKAAGPVSDWELASRLSYFLWASQPDEQLRELAALGRLRDPAILAASAERMLQDDRVRALAIEFGTQWLHVRGFDELKEKNETLFPTFDAKLRGAIYEESIRFFDDFFRAGRPVTSILDADHTFVNDTLAKHYGIPGVTGPEFRRIDGVKKYGRGGILGFASVQARQSGASRTSPVLRGNWVVETLLGEKLPRPPANVPQLPETEGADKLTMRQQVERHAKDASCATCHVRIDPFGFALEKYDAIGRLREKDLGGLAVDTRATLRDGTAFDGIDGLRTYLLTRKRDVVVRLFCRRLLGYALGRAVTLSDSSLLDEMVAELNRNNGSVTAAVQTIVRSPQFRMVRGRDAE; this comes from the coding sequence ATGGGCCGTCTCCTCCCCCTCGCTGCCGTCGTTGTCGCGCTCGTGCTCGCCGTCGGCAGCACGCCCTCCGCGCAGCCGCAGCCGCCCGCCGCGGACTTCGACGCCGTCCGGCCGCTTCTCAAGACGTACTGCCTGAACTGCCACTCGGCCGACAAGAAGAAAGGGAGCCTCGACCTCGAACGGTTCGCCACGCCCGCCGACATCCGCAAAGAAGTCAAAGTGTGGGAGCAGGTCGCGGAGCAGGTCGAGGCCGGCGAGATGCCGCCGACGGGCCGGCCGCAGCCGACCGCCGACGAGCGGAAGCGGCTCGTCGCCTGGGTGCGCGGCTTCCTGGATGCGGAAGCGCGTGCACGCGCCGGCGACCCGGGGTTCGTGCCGCTGCGGCGCCTCAGCAACGCCGAGTTCGACTACACGATCCGCGACCTCACCGGGGTTGATCTGCGGCCGGCTCGCGAGTTCCCGGCCGACGGCGCCGCCGGCGAAGGGTTCACGAACGCCGCCGAGGCGCTGTCCGACATCTCGCCGGCGCTGTTCGCCAAGTACCTCAACGCCGCGAAGATGATGGCCGACCACGCGGTGCTGCTGCCGGACGGGTTCCGCTTCTCGCCCGCCACGACGCGCCGCGACTGGACCGACGAGGCGACCGCGGCGCTACGCCGCTTCTACGCCGGCGTCGCCCCGCCGGGCGGCAAGCTGAACCCGACGCCGTACCTGGCCGCGAGCGTGAAGCACCGCGACAAACTGCTCGCGGGTACGACAACGGTGGAAGCCGTCGCCGCGGCCGAGAAGCTGAACCCCAAGTACCTGGCGGCGCTGGTGCGGGCGCTGAGTGACAGGACGCCGTCACAGCCGCTTGATGCCGTGCGGGCGTCGTGGCGCGCGGCGACGGAGAAGGACGTTCCCGCGCTCGCGGCCGAGGTGGCGGGCTGGCAGGCAACGCTGTGGACGACGACGCGCGTCGGCAGCTACATGCGGCCGGTCGGCGCCGGCTTCGCGCTGAACGAGTCGCGGCAACTGGCCGTCGATCCGCCGGCCGTCGAGAGCGTGCCGCTGCGGGTGAAGGTGGCGCCGGCGCCGGGGCAATCGGAGGTGCAGATCACGCTGGCCGCGCGGTCGCTGGCCGGGGCCGGCGGCGTGATGGAGTGGCACCGCCCGCGGTTCGAGGCGCCCGGCAAGGCGCCGCTGCTGCTCCGCGACTACGCCGACTTCGGCCCGGCGTTCGAGGCCGACCTGCGCACCGCCTTCGCCGACGCCGCGAAGTATTTGGCCGCCGTCGCCGACCCCGCCGCCGCGGCGAAGGGGCTCGACCCGACGTACCTGCGCAGCTGGACCGAGGTCGTGGCCGTGCCGCGGCCGGGGAAGGTTGGCGACGCCTTCCCGCTCCCCGCCGCGCCGCTCGAACTCCTGAGCGAAAAGGCGCCGCCGCCGGCGGGTCACCCGACCGTCAGCGGCTGGCGCAAGGCCGGCACCGACCTGCCCGCGGTGGTGGCGAACAGCGGCGACAAGGACGCGCTGATTCCGGGCCGCATCGCGTCGCACGGGGTCGGCGTTCACCCGCTGCCGCAGGAGTTCGTCGCGGTGGCGTGGACGAGCCCGCTGGCCGGGGCGGTGAAGGTGGAGGGCACGGTGGCGCACGCCCACCCGGCGTGCGGCAACGGCGTGGCGTGGCGGCTCGAACACCGCCGCGGCGGCCGCATGGCCGTGCTCGGCGCCGGGCCGATCGACCTGGGCAAGAGCGCCCGCCTCCCCGCGGCTTCGCCGACGGTCGAAAAGGGCGACCAACTCGTGCTGGTGGTGGACGCCCGCGACGGCGACCACGTCTGCGACATGACCGGCGTGTCGCTCACGCTCGCCGCCGGCGGGCGGGTGTGGGATTTGGGCCGCGACGTGTCCGCGAACATCACCGCCGGCAACCCGCACGCGGGCACGTGGAGCTTCGCCCGCGGCGCGAGCGGGAAGGGCGGGCCGGCGCCGACGGTGCCGGTCGATTCGCTCCTCGGCCGCTGGCGCCTCGCCGCCGCCGACCCCGCCCGCGCCGCCGAGGCGACCGAACTGGCGGGCAAAGTTCAGGCGCTGCTGTCCGGCCCGCGCCCGGCCGACGCCAAGAGCCCCGACCGCGTTCTGTACGACAAGCTCGTCGTGCCCGAAGGCCCGCTGTTCGTAGGCGTCGATCTCGCGCGGATCACGGCGCCGCGGCCCGCCGCGCCGCCGTTCGGGCTGTCGCGGGCGGCGTTCAAGGGCGACGTGCTGCTGTCGTTCGGCACCACCATCCGCCTTCCGGCGGCGCTGCTCGCGGGGCGCGAGTTCGTGGTGGACGCCAAGGCGAACGGGCCGCTCGGCGACCGCGTGATCCAGGTGCAGGCCGGCACCGCCCCGCCGACGAGCTGGACCGGCCCCGTGCTCGCGTCGCCGACCGGCGCCGGCTACGCGAAGTTGAAGGCCGGCAACGACGCCTTCCGCGCCGTGTTCCCGCTGTACGTCGCGTTCCCGAACGTGGTGCCGACCGACGAGGTGGTGTCGCTCCGCATGTTCCACCGCGAGGACGAGCCTCTGCGGCGCTTGTTCCTGAGCGACGAGCAGGCGAAGCAGCTCGACCACCTGTGGACCGAGCACCGCTTCGTGAGCCGGCAGGCGGTCGCGGAGAACAACTACCTGCCGCAGTTCATCGGGTTCGTGACGCAGGACCAGCCGAAGGCGATGGAGACGTTCTTCGTCGGCCTGAAGCCTGCGTTTCAGGCCAAGAATGACGCCTTCCTCGCGGACGAGGCCGCGGCCGCGCCGAAGCAACTCGACGCGCTGCTGGCGTTCGCCGGCCGCGCCTACCGCCGGCCGCTCGCGGAGAACGAGAAGGCGGGGCTGCTGACGCTCTACCGCACCGTCCGCGAGAAGGGGGCCGGGCACGACGAGGCGTTCCGCGGCGTGCTGGCGCGGGTGCTGGTGTCGCCGGCGTTCCTGTTCCGCGTCGAGGCGGCGCCGCCGGGGAAGGCGGCCGGCCCGGTGTCCGACTGGGAGCTGGCGTCGCGCCTCAGCTACTTCCTGTGGGCCAGCCAGCCTGACGAGCAGTTGCGCGAACTCGCCGCCCTCGGCCGCTTGCGCGACCCCGCAATCCTGGCGGCGTCGGCCGAGCGGATGCTGCAAGACGACCGCGTGCGGGCGCTGGCGATCGAGTTCGGCACGCAGTGGCTTCACGTCCGCGGCTTCGACGAGCTGAAGGAGAAGAACGAGACGCTGTTCCCGACGTTCGACGCCAAGCTGCGCGGCGCCATCTACGAGGAGTCGATCCGCTTCTTCGACGACTTCTTCCGCGCCGGCCGCCCCGTCACGAGCATCCTGGACGCGGACCACACCTTCGTGAACGACACGCTGGCGAAGCACTACGGCATCCCCGGCGTGACCGGCCCCGAGTTCCGCCGCATCGACGGCGTGAAGAAGTACGGCCGCGGCGGCATCCTGGGGTTCGCCAGCGTGCAGGCGCGGCAGAGCGGCGCGTCGCGGACGAGCCCGGTGCTCCGCGGCAACTGGGTGGTCGAAACGCTGCTCGGCGAGAAGCTGCCGCGGCCGCCGGCGAACGTGCCCCAACTGCCCGAGACGGAGGGCGCCGACAAGCTCACGATGCGGCAGCAGGTGGAGCGCCACGCCAAGGACGCGAGCTGCGCGACGTGCCACGTCCGCATCGACCCGTTCGGCTTCGCGCTGGAGAAGTACGACGCCATCGGCCGGCTGCGCGAGAAGGATTTGGGCGGCCTCGCGGTGGACACGCGCGCCACGCTCCGCGACGGCACCGCGTTCGACGGCATCGACGGCTTGCGGACGTACCTGCTGACGCGGAAGCGCGACGTGGTGGTGCGGCTATTCTGTCGCCGCCTTCTGGGGTATGCTCTGGGAAGGGCCGTGACGCTGTCCGACTCGTCGCTGCTGGACGAGATGGTGGCCGAGCTGAACCGCAACAACGGCAGCGTGACCGCGGCGGTACAGACGATCGTGCGCAGCCCGCAGTTCCGCATGGTCCGCGGCCGCGACGCGGAGTAA
- a CDS encoding DUF1501 domain-containing protein: protein MLRVLGSHKRFCDGLTRRDLLHVGALAPLGLTLPDWSRAASEPAANGFGSAKRCILLYLWGSPSQIDTFDPKPNAPAEIRGALGSIQSCLPGVRVGEVLPKVAANLHRLTVLRSLGHQSPIHGTAFALTGVPATDLPLEGNVRDPRHWPFVGSVVDHLAARADPTAPAVPRNYWLPFPFGSKRGPSRPGPYGGFLGPAHDPVWAEFRAPGTHTVLRDSGDPNTPKKEVADPYAGVRPGDRFDLGPADDTLTLDRLHGRGSLLDQLDAGRRAMDAAPAAAAFDRHRALARAVVSSGKLRAALDVQREPTRVRDRYGMTLFGQSCLAARRILEAGGTFVTVCWDEYGLVNTGWDTHVYQTPRLKDELGPGLDAALIALLDDLEARGMLADTAVVVLSEHGRTPRVQSVAGGGRDHWARAYSAAFAGAGFARGRVVGRTDKIGGDVIEVPVSPKDVVATVCHVLGIGPDTELHDRLGRPYPAAGPGRVRPELLG from the coding sequence ATGCTGCGCGTCCTCGGTTCGCACAAGCGGTTCTGCGACGGCCTCACCCGCCGCGACCTCCTCCACGTCGGCGCCCTCGCCCCGCTCGGCCTGACGCTGCCGGACTGGTCCCGCGCCGCGTCCGAGCCCGCCGCCAACGGCTTCGGCTCCGCCAAGCGCTGCATCCTCCTGTACCTGTGGGGCTCCCCGAGCCAGATCGACACGTTCGACCCGAAACCGAACGCCCCCGCCGAGATCCGCGGCGCCCTCGGCTCGATCCAGTCGTGTCTCCCTGGCGTGCGCGTCGGCGAGGTGCTGCCGAAGGTCGCCGCCAACCTACACCGGCTCACCGTACTCCGCTCTCTCGGCCACCAGAGCCCGATCCACGGCACCGCCTTCGCCCTCACCGGCGTCCCCGCCACCGACCTGCCACTCGAAGGGAACGTCCGCGACCCGCGGCACTGGCCGTTCGTCGGCTCCGTCGTCGACCACCTGGCCGCCCGCGCCGACCCGACCGCGCCGGCGGTGCCGCGGAACTACTGGCTGCCGTTCCCGTTCGGGTCGAAGCGCGGCCCGTCGCGGCCCGGCCCCTACGGCGGCTTCCTCGGCCCCGCCCACGACCCCGTCTGGGCCGAGTTCCGCGCCCCCGGCACGCACACCGTCCTCCGCGACTCCGGCGACCCCAATACGCCGAAAAAGGAAGTTGCCGACCCCTACGCCGGCGTCCGCCCGGGGGACCGCTTCGACCTCGGCCCGGCCGACGACACGCTGACGCTCGACCGCCTCCACGGCCGCGGTTCGCTCCTCGACCAACTCGACGCCGGCCGCCGCGCGATGGACGCGGCCCCCGCCGCCGCCGCGTTCGACCGGCACCGGGCGCTGGCCCGCGCCGTCGTGTCGTCCGGGAAGCTGCGCGCCGCGCTCGACGTGCAGCGCGAGCCGACCCGCGTGCGCGACCGCTACGGGATGACGCTGTTCGGGCAGTCCTGTCTCGCGGCCCGGCGAATTTTGGAGGCCGGCGGCACGTTCGTGACCGTGTGCTGGGACGAGTACGGCCTCGTGAACACCGGCTGGGACACGCACGTCTACCAGACGCCGCGGCTAAAGGACGAGCTCGGGCCGGGCCTCGACGCGGCGCTGATCGCGCTGCTGGACGACCTCGAAGCGCGCGGCATGCTGGCGGACACGGCGGTGGTGGTGCTGAGCGAGCACGGCCGGACGCCGCGGGTGCAGAGCGTGGCCGGCGGCGGCCGCGACCACTGGGCGCGGGCGTACTCGGCGGCGTTCGCCGGGGCCGGGTTCGCCCGCGGCCGCGTGGTCGGCCGCACCGACAAGATCGGCGGCGACGTGATCGAGGTGCCCGTGTCGCCGAAGGACGTGGTGGCGACGGTGTGTCACGTCCTCGGCATCGGCCCGGACACGGAACTGCACGACCGCCTCGGCCGGCCGTACCCCGCCGCCGGCCCCGGCCGCGTGCGGCCGGAGTTGCTCGGGTGA
- a CDS encoding GspE/PulE family protein, giving the protein MPADPFAAAVRSGPDGVVRAVDLLLAEADRHGASDVHFQPTARDLTVRVRVDGVLRPLTALPREVAPNVVARLKVMAELLTYRTDIPQEGSTRPAGGGPDRRVSTFPTVHGECAVVRVFDPSAGLLDLDQLGLPADVRGGLDALLRTRSGAVFLTGPSGSGKTTTIYACLRKLIADGPGRHVVTIEDPVERALDGVTQSQARPGSEFDFARGLRSLLRQDPEVIMVGEVRDRETAAVAIEAALTGHLLFTTLHAGSACGVVGRLLEMGVEPYLLTAGVRGILNQRLLRRACGGCGGCGCGDCGGTGYRGRLLVAELLTPSPEFRQAVLRRADEDALEAVARGVGWRTIREAADAAVADGRTTAAEVERVLGLA; this is encoded by the coding sequence GTGCCCGCCGACCCGTTCGCCGCCGCCGTCCGCTCCGGCCCCGACGGCGTCGTCCGGGCCGTCGACCTGCTCCTGGCGGAAGCCGACCGCCACGGCGCAAGCGACGTTCACTTTCAGCCGACGGCCCGCGACCTGACCGTGCGCGTCCGCGTCGACGGCGTGCTGCGACCGCTCACGGCGCTGCCGCGCGAGGTCGCCCCGAACGTCGTCGCCCGGCTCAAGGTCATGGCCGAGTTGCTGACGTACCGCACCGACATCCCGCAGGAGGGGAGCACGCGCCCGGCCGGCGGCGGCCCCGACCGCCGCGTCAGCACCTTCCCCACCGTCCACGGCGAGTGCGCCGTCGTCCGCGTGTTCGACCCGTCGGCCGGCCTCCTCGACCTGGACCAGCTCGGCCTCCCCGCCGACGTGCGCGGCGGGCTCGACGCCCTGCTACGGACGCGCTCCGGGGCGGTGTTCCTGACCGGCCCGAGCGGCAGCGGCAAGACCACCACCATTTACGCCTGCCTGCGGAAGCTGATCGCCGACGGCCCCGGCCGGCACGTCGTGACGATCGAAGACCCGGTGGAACGGGCGCTCGACGGCGTGACGCAGTCGCAGGCCCGGCCCGGGAGCGAGTTCGACTTCGCCCGCGGCCTGCGGAGCCTGCTGCGGCAGGACCCCGAGGTCATCATGGTCGGCGAGGTGCGCGACCGCGAGACGGCGGCCGTGGCGATCGAGGCGGCGCTGACCGGACACCTGCTGTTCACGACGCTGCACGCCGGGTCCGCATGCGGCGTCGTGGGGCGGCTGCTGGAGATGGGCGTCGAACCGTATCTGCTGACGGCGGGGGTGCGCGGCATCCTGAACCAGCGGCTGCTGCGGCGGGCTTGCGGCGGGTGCGGCGGCTGCGGTTGTGGCGACTGCGGCGGCACCGGATACCGCGGTCGCCTCCTGGTGGCGGAGTTACTGACGCCGTCGCCCGAGTTCCGGCAGGCGGTGCTGCGCCGCGCCGACGAGGACGCCCTGGAGGCGGTGGCCCGCGGCGTCGGCTGGCGGACGATCCGGGAAGCCGCGGACGCGGCGGTTGCCGACGGGCGGACGACCGCGGCGGAGGTCGAGCGCGTACTGGGGCTGGCGTGA
- a CDS encoding type II secretion system F family protein — MTADELTALNDQIAALARAGLPLDQGLDSLARDMARGRLRAVTAALAADLRAGHTLPEALARQEGRVPAYYANLVLAGVQTGRLPEVLATLTTYARSVTATRTIVTEALFYPAVVLALGVALFATLAGFVLPQFDQIFREFGLQLPWITEAVLVFGRHPIELVVVPAAVLFVGPLLARAVLRRSARGRRLWARAVYLVPMVGSLIRTARLAAFTELLGLLVEYGVPLPSAVRLAGGASSDPNMAAEAETVEARLAEGTGLAEAFRGRGLVPDWVAWLAAAGERRGGLGPALREAAAVYRRQVDARAAVLRSVLPPFVVVVTAGSLTACFVVAIMAPLLKLLEGLSK; from the coding sequence ATGACGGCCGACGAGCTGACCGCGCTGAACGACCAGATCGCCGCCCTCGCCCGCGCCGGCCTCCCCCTCGACCAGGGGCTCGACAGCCTGGCCCGCGACATGGCCCGCGGTCGGCTGCGCGCCGTCACCGCGGCGCTGGCCGCCGATCTGCGTGCCGGTCACACCCTCCCCGAAGCCCTGGCCCGGCAAGAAGGCCGCGTCCCGGCGTACTACGCCAACCTCGTCCTCGCCGGAGTGCAGACCGGCCGCCTCCCCGAGGTGCTGGCGACGCTCACCACCTACGCCCGGTCCGTGACCGCCACCCGCACCATCGTCACCGAGGCGCTGTTCTACCCGGCCGTGGTGCTGGCCCTCGGCGTGGCCCTGTTCGCTACCCTCGCCGGCTTCGTGCTGCCGCAGTTCGACCAGATTTTCCGGGAGTTCGGCCTCCAGCTGCCGTGGATCACCGAGGCCGTGCTCGTGTTCGGCCGGCACCCAATCGAGCTGGTCGTGGTCCCCGCGGCGGTGCTGTTCGTGGGGCCGCTGCTGGCGCGGGCGGTGCTGCGCCGGTCGGCGCGCGGCCGGCGGTTGTGGGCGCGGGCGGTGTACCTCGTACCGATGGTGGGCAGCCTGATCCGCACGGCCCGGCTGGCAGCGTTCACCGAGTTGCTCGGGCTGCTGGTCGAGTACGGGGTGCCGCTGCCGTCCGCGGTGCGCCTCGCCGGCGGCGCGTCCAGCGACCCGAACATGGCGGCCGAGGCGGAGACGGTCGAGGCCCGACTGGCGGAAGGGACGGGGCTGGCGGAGGCGTTCCGCGGGCGCGGCCTGGTGCCCGACTGGGTGGCGTGGCTGGCCGCGGCGGGGGAGCGGCGCGGCGGGCTGGGGCCGGCGCTGCGCGAGGCGGCGGCGGTGTACCGGCGGCAGGTGGACGCGCGGGCGGCGGTGCTGCGGAGCGTGCTGCCGCCGTTCGTGGTGGTGGTCACGGCCGGCTCGCTGACGGCGTGCTTCGTGGTGGCGATCATGGCCCCGCTGTTGAAGCTGCTCGAAGGGCTGAGCAAGTAG
- a CDS encoding type II secretion system F family protein, which produces MSTVGRLGGGVLLFALLVGVPVALVGPGVVGVLLLLLLNGWALYAFFHHRHGQQDEFLAVLTATAEAGLPLAPAVDAYRADRRPRAFAPFFRWASFVGLPLYAYARIWAGWKPFDRLLDDLSARLDAGLPLSAALRETPGVAAREVRLAAAVGEAAGGLGAALRSADRERWSAAWLEVAPRVIYPLLVLALVSAITAFLMVFILPKFKKIFEEFGQTLPQFTRTLSEAWDALGDPETLVLVVLPVLAAAAAVVINPTLRWHAPLLGGLYRGGVQAEVLRTLGRLLVVGRTVPDALAFLAASDDLPGVARRRLRAAAADVNRGRPLDEALGAAGLLPPHMTALVRSAERVRNLPWALAELGDHLAGRAVRLVRRASLVVSPLLVVLVGAAVGFVALAMFLPLIQLITSLTE; this is translated from the coding sequence TTGAGTACCGTCGGCCGGCTCGGCGGCGGCGTACTCCTGTTCGCCCTGCTCGTCGGCGTGCCGGTCGCCCTCGTCGGCCCCGGCGTGGTCGGCGTGCTGCTGCTGCTCCTGCTCAACGGGTGGGCGTTGTACGCCTTCTTCCACCACCGCCACGGCCAGCAGGACGAGTTCCTCGCCGTCCTCACCGCGACCGCGGAGGCCGGTCTGCCGCTGGCACCAGCCGTCGACGCCTACCGCGCAGACCGCCGCCCGCGGGCGTTCGCCCCGTTCTTCCGCTGGGCGTCGTTCGTCGGCCTGCCGCTGTACGCCTACGCCCGCATCTGGGCCGGGTGGAAGCCGTTCGACCGCCTGCTCGACGACCTGTCCGCCCGCCTCGACGCCGGCCTACCACTGTCCGCGGCGCTGCGGGAGACGCCCGGCGTGGCGGCGCGCGAGGTGCGACTCGCGGCGGCGGTCGGCGAGGCCGCCGGCGGGCTCGGCGCGGCCCTCCGCAGCGCCGACCGCGAGCGCTGGTCCGCGGCCTGGCTCGAAGTCGCCCCGCGCGTCATCTACCCGCTGCTCGTGCTGGCCCTCGTGTCGGCCATCACCGCGTTCCTGATGGTATTCATCCTCCCGAAGTTCAAGAAGATTTTCGAAGAGTTCGGCCAGACGCTCCCGCAGTTCACCCGCACCCTCTCCGAGGCGTGGGACGCGCTCGGCGACCCCGAAACGCTCGTTCTCGTGGTGCTGCCGGTGCTCGCTGCGGCGGCCGCAGTCGTAATCAACCCCACGCTCCGGTGGCACGCGCCACTCCTCGGCGGGCTGTACCGCGGTGGCGTGCAGGCGGAAGTCCTGCGTACCCTCGGCCGACTCCTCGTCGTCGGCCGAACCGTGCCCGACGCCCTCGCCTTCCTCGCCGCGTCCGACGACCTCCCGGGCGTGGCACGAAGGAGACTCCGCGCCGCGGCGGCGGACGTAAACCGCGGCCGGCCGCTCGACGAGGCGCTCGGGGCAGCTGGGCTACTGCCGCCTCACATGACGGCGCTGGTCCGCTCGGCCGAGCGGGTGCGGAACCTGCCGTGGGCGCTTGCGGAGTTGGGCGACCACCTCGCCGGCCGGGCCGTGCGGCTCGTTCGCCGGGCGTCGCTGGTGGTGTCGCCGCTGCTGGTCGTGCTCGTCGGCGCCGCCGTCGGGTTCGTCGCGCTGGCCATGTTCCTACCCCTGATCCAACTCATCACGAGCTTGACCGAATGA
- a CDS encoding type II secretion system protein, protein MGRRTGRRAGFTLLEMVVVMWGMGVAMAVGGFVLVTAFRATKLGEAADTRTAYRAELGRVFRADVARAEAAPEMHNDLSAGADRLFLRLPGGAVVTYEWTDEGLFRAEGQSRMPLPLGSAQERVEFPRPANGVATLRLVQTIPGGVVRTAEVSAALGGDAR, encoded by the coding sequence ATGGGGCGCCGCACCGGCCGCCGCGCCGGTTTCACCTTGCTTGAGATGGTGGTGGTGATGTGGGGGATGGGGGTGGCGATGGCCGTCGGCGGGTTCGTGCTGGTGACGGCGTTCCGCGCCACCAAGCTCGGCGAGGCCGCCGACACGCGCACCGCCTACCGCGCCGAGTTGGGCCGCGTCTTCCGCGCCGACGTGGCCCGCGCCGAGGCCGCGCCGGAGATGCACAACGATCTGAGCGCCGGGGCCGACCGGCTGTTCCTGCGCCTGCCGGGCGGCGCGGTCGTGACCTACGAGTGGACCGACGAGGGGTTGTTCCGCGCGGAGGGGCAGTCGCGGATGCCGCTACCGTTGGGGTCGGCGCAGGAGCGGGTCGAGTTCCCGCGGCCGGCGAACGGCGTGGCGACGCTGCGGCTGGTCCAGACGATCCCGGGCGGCGTGGTGCGGACGGCCGAGGTGTCGGCGGCGCTCGGGGGGGACGCACGATGA
- the hemF gene encoding oxygen-dependent coproporphyrinogen oxidase, with product MHTEAVTFFRGLQDRICAALERVDGGGTFREDTWQRPGGGGGRTRVLADAGVIEKGGVNFSEVFGELTPEFSRQMPGDGLTFTATGVSLVLHPRSPHVPTVHANFRYLTHGSKAWFGGGADLTPYYPVREDVVHFHRTWKAACDRHPGAADYAAMKRECDDYFFLKHRNEPRGVGGIFFDYMPATPESWAFVRDAADTFVASYVPIVERRKGAAWTADERAFQEYRRGRYVEFNLVYDRGTVFGLKTDGRTESILMSLPPVVRYVYDYRPAPGSREAALTEEWLKPHDWAAG from the coding sequence ATGCACACCGAGGCCGTCACCTTCTTCCGCGGGCTCCAGGACCGCATTTGCGCCGCACTCGAGCGTGTCGACGGTGGCGGCACGTTTCGCGAGGACACGTGGCAGCGCCCCGGCGGCGGCGGCGGCCGCACCCGCGTCCTCGCCGACGCGGGTGTCATCGAGAAGGGTGGCGTCAACTTCTCAGAGGTGTTCGGCGAGTTGACCCCCGAGTTCTCCAGGCAGATGCCCGGCGACGGCCTCACGTTCACGGCCACCGGCGTGTCGCTGGTACTCCACCCGCGCAGCCCGCACGTGCCGACAGTTCACGCGAACTTCCGCTACTTGACGCACGGGTCGAAGGCGTGGTTCGGCGGCGGCGCCGACCTGACGCCGTACTACCCGGTGCGTGAGGACGTGGTCCACTTCCACCGCACGTGGAAGGCCGCGTGCGACCGCCACCCCGGCGCGGCCGACTACGCGGCGATGAAGCGCGAGTGCGACGACTACTTCTTCCTCAAGCACCGCAACGAGCCGCGCGGCGTCGGCGGCATCTTCTTCGACTACATGCCGGCGACGCCCGAGTCGTGGGCGTTCGTGCGCGACGCGGCCGACACTTTCGTGGCGTCGTACGTGCCGATCGTCGAGCGCCGCAAGGGGGCGGCGTGGACGGCGGACGAGCGGGCGTTCCAGGAGTACCGGCGTGGGCGGTACGTGGAGTTCAACCTGGTGTACGACCGCGGCACGGTCTTCGGCCTGAAGACGGACGGCCGGACGGAGAGCATCCTGATGAGCCTGCCGCCGGTGGTGCGGTACGTGTACGACTACCGCCCCGCGCCGGGCTCCCGCGAGGCGGCGCTGACCGAGGAGTGGCTGAAGCCGCACGACTGGGCGGCGGGCTGA